The following proteins come from a genomic window of Sorex araneus isolate mSorAra2 chromosome 1, mSorAra2.pri, whole genome shotgun sequence:
- the LOC101552764 gene encoding cytochrome b-c1 complex subunit 6, mitochondrial-like produces MGLEDEHRMLTGSEDPQEEEEKEELVDPLTKVREQCEQLEKCVKARERLEMCDQRVSFKSQTEEDCTEELFDFLHAPDHCVAHKLFNSLK; encoded by the coding sequence atggggctggaggacGAGCACAGGATGTTGACGGGGTCCGAAGAcccccaggaggaggaagagaaggaggaattaGTGGATCCCCTAACAAAAGTAAGAGAGCAGTGCGAGCAACTGGAAAAATGTGTAAAGGCTCGGGAGCGATTAGAGATGTGTGACCAGCGTGTATCATTCAAGTCACAAACAGAGGAGGATTGCACTGAGGAGCTCTTTGACTTCTTGCATGCACCGGACCACTGTGTGGCCCACAAACTCTTCAACAGCCTGAAATAA